The following are from one region of the Bactrocera dorsalis isolate Fly_Bdor unplaced genomic scaffold, ASM2337382v1 BdCtg148, whole genome shotgun sequence genome:
- the LOC125780169 gene encoding uncharacterized protein LOC125780169, whose product MLTVNRFVLICNFALITGYPSLLWNFQQQINGSDLIEITNKINLERKIYAFVIVNAYNTSQSCLSDETIKRLSANNIVQLMMAQSQCSSSVERLNDEKILIRCLPESLSLELLDPMVNCLGNKRNTRILFIWNEEYTAASSERRLQLQTQQQLLFKYCAEMRLLNVIAIYWDYLKDGHFYTFSYFPEFHLQRKTLHEDCYPNRIKDLEGVAIRMAPDQLEPWSLVWQDRNGDIQIGGFLTRFVREFAKRSNGTVSYPMAVTPERAPTLAELMFLLQNNSIDIVAGTTTVNSADMDVSAVILPIDWIIMLPLPAQIPDSEIFLTLLNSSLGLFLFILLFVFSFVLTVEALLLQRRTAAENLLFFFWILTNVVLRSIIGQPSSSKVGVSAKLIKRFLYMTLFLSGIFMSTLMSAGLQSYLTSPVRYPRINTFEEFLKSDITIKTSQAGYKALDLYVSRRNLNVVKKKFISSNSLEKLQRQRTYLDTRYGYTMFSNLWDVLARYQTYLPQPLFYVSKRLFITKGMPLVMPLQKHSIYKEAFNIMINRLHSVGLTDLWKRQVYEDMIVAKKLNTSYRMEGVRNAKLDLEDFYWLWWLYGIGMGISTLVFFTELWYYKRTIRVAPKEQKLSRKRAVRRRPKRVNPV is encoded by the coding sequence ATGTTAACTGTTAATCGATTTGTGCTAATTTGCAATTTTGCACTGATTACTGGTTATCCATCACTTCTATGGAATTTTCAGCAGCAAATAAATGGGTCGGACCTCATTGAaatcacaaataaaattaatttggagCGAAAAATTTACGCATTCGTCATTGTTAACGCCTATAACACCAGCCAGAGCTGCCTTTCGGACGAGACCATTAAAAGATTAAGTGCTAATAATATCGTTCAATTAATGATGGCTCAAAGCCAATGTTCGAGCTCCGTGGAACGTTTAAATGACGAAAAGATTTTGATCCGCTGTCTACCGGAGAGTCTTTCACTCGAGTTATTGGATCCAATGGTAAACTGCCTTGGAAATAAACGCAATACTCGCATACTTTTTATTTGGAATGAGGAATATACCGCCGCATCGAGTGAGAGGCGTCTACAGTTGCAGACACAGCAACAACTGCTCTTCAAATATTGCGCTGAAATGCGTTTGCTGAATGTAATCGCCATTTACTGGGACTACTTGAAAGACGGACACTTCTACACGTTCAGCTATTTCCCGGAGTTTCATCTTCAACGGAAGACATTGCATGAGGATTGCTACCCAAACCGTATAAAGGACTTAGAAGGTGTCGCCATACGAATGGCTCCCGATCAGTTAGAGCCATGGAGCCTTGTGTGGCAAGACCGTAATGGTGACATACAGATCGGCGGGTTTTTGACGAGATTTGTGCGGGAGTTCGCTAAACGAAGTAACGGCACGGTTAGCTACCCCATGGCAGTCACGCCAGAAAGGGCTCCCACATTAGCAGAACtgatgtttttattgcaaaataactCAATCGACATAGTGGCTGGCACAACGACGGTTAACTCCGCCGACATGGATGTATCGGCAGTTATATTGCCTATAGATTGGATAATTATGCTGCCCCTGCCCGCACAAATACCTGatagtgaaatatttttgacgCTTCTCAATTCATCATTGGGCCTGTTCCTGTTCATACTGCtctttgtgttttcttttgtaCTCACCGTGGAGGCTCTGCTCTTGCAACGGCGTACCGCAGCCGAAAACTTACTCTTCTTCTTTTGGATACTGACTAATGTGGTGCTACGCAGTATTATCGGACAGCCGTCGTCTTCAAAAGTTGGTGTTtcagcaaaattaattaaacgttTCTTATACATGACGCTTTTCTTGAGCGGGATTTTCATGAGTACCTTGATGTCTGCAGGCCTACAATCGTATCTGACTAGTCCCGTTCGATATCCCCGAATCAACACTTTCGAAGAATTCCTAAAGTCCGATATAACTATCAAAACAAGTCAAGCTGGCTACAAGGCTCTCGATTTATATGTGAGTAGACGAAACCTGAacgttgtaaaaaaaaagtttatttcttCGAACTCGCTGGAGAAACTACAAAGGCAGCGTACATATTTAGATACCCGTTACGGTTATACAATGTTCAGTAATCTATGGGATGTCTTGGCTAGATATCAGACTTATTTGCCACAACCGCTATTTTATGTGAGCAAACGACTTTTCATAACTAAAGGAATGCCGCTGGTTATGCCGCTGCAAAAACACTCGATTTACAAAGAAGCTTTCAATATAATGATAAACCGATTACATTCAGTCGGACTGACTGACCTCTGGAAAAGGCAGGTGTATGAGGATATGATAGTGGCAAAGAAATTGAATACCTCATATCGGATGGAGGGTGTGCGAAATGCAAAATTAGATTTGGAGGACTTTTACTGGTTGTGGTGGCTCTATGGAATTGGAATGGGCATATCAACCCTGGTATTTTTCACGGAGCTTTGGTATTACAAAAGAACAATAAGAGTGGCGCCAAAGGAGCAGAAGCTATCGAGGAAAAGAGCGGTAAGACGGCGACCGAAAAGAGTGAATCCAGTTTAA